The following are encoded in a window of Bactrocera dorsalis isolate Fly_Bdor unplaced genomic scaffold, ASM2337382v1 BdCtg078, whole genome shotgun sequence genomic DNA:
- the LOC105224784 gene encoding ankyrin-3, with protein MGQVFRSGSALLSHRDGHKVSKATEARIQTLFEILRANPKVSIQTLESLLLQIPKNENILVIHDDCGYNILQRSVGLNHIDLTKWLLHRHRPDVNRSPCSLPLHIACLKGYEECVELLLKHGARIDTDSRMCFPGVHSHNCEESGKYHGNYDDVGTAPNVCERANTKLQNAVCYAIDGDQINVLNILAQKMEDPWVPFRVKKPLLHLACERGAWNCVQQLVITRSEEINLIKDEYYPIHQAVLHEGRFLELLIQHGAVTTVRTCTQQMTLLHVVIFAARKSAEDTLSTLRILLERGCKELINEPDSLGNTPLHALIVRYALEEARYGYDKWSKWDVLHLVRFLLQNGAKSSINQTGNSALACVFRHVRDWEVCFELLNMLIKEDGDPNIVGRDGSVPIMVLLVPLINKDQLHHFTHSMKVCYLNCIRILLQYGANPNCSYRSNLTPLHVLVFTVSENFTLNCDAQKRTNFDFIKNILLLLLQHGLDCNQTYPHILQAVCDMVQNVRNCSDMQCIYELTLTLIQYGADPNIVLSSQATTGSAIFSNEIASFGETLCTGGSSNGAGAGTNNGGEGTFRNSFRTHSRYLLFYYIILITKKEFILNDPALTFTRIIHLFFLTMQHGPLYNCLKSLHNFYVAQVPNKKTEQLISLITSLYRKPRSLKQMARIAIYEAVNRKLAQNVNRLNLPVPLKEYVLQFER; from the exons ATGGGTCAGGTGTTTCGATCAGGGTCAGCATTGCTTTCACATCGTGACGGCCATAAAGTATCCAAGGCTACAGAGGCACGTATTCAAACGCTCTTTGAAATTTTACGGGCCAATCCAAAGGTGTCTATCCAGACATTGGAAAGTCTTCTGTTGCAAATTCCGAAG AATGAAAATATTCTTGTAATACACGATGATTGCGGTTATAACATACTTCAACGTAGTGTGGGCCTTAATCACATCGACCTCACCAAGTGGTTGCTACACCGACATAGGCCAGACGTTAATCGTAGTCCTTGTTCACTGCCATTGCATATAGCCTGTTTGAAAGGATATGAAGAGTGCGTCGAATTGCTTTTAAAGCATGGGGCAAGAATCGACACAGATTCACGGATGTGCTTTCCAGGTGTACATTCACACAACTGTGAGGAAAGCGGCAAGTACCATGGCAATTATGATGATGTTGGTACTGCGCCAAATGTATGCGAACGTGCAAATACGAAGTTACAGAACGCCGTTTGCTATGCTATTGATGGTGATCAAATTAATGTACTAAATATATTAGCACAAAAAATGGAAGACCCTTGG GTACCCTTTCGGGTTAAGAAGCCACTGCTACATTTGGCTTGTGAACGTGGCGCTTGGAATTGTGTACAGCAATTAGTTATTACACGTTCGGAAgagattaatttaattaaagatgAATATTATCCCATTCATCAGGCTGTGTTGCATGAAGGACGTTTTTTGGAGCTTCTGATACAACATGGTGCCGTGACAACTGTACGCACCTGTACTCAACAAATGACACTCCTGCATGTTG ttatttttgcgGCGCGCAAATCGGCTGAAGATACCTTAAGTACCTTAAGAATTTTATTAGAGCGAGGATGCAAAGAACTCATCAATGAACCGGACTCTCTAGGCAATACGCCACTTCATGCTCTAATAGTGCGCTATGCTTTAGAGGAAGCGCG CTATGGTTACGACAAGTGGAGCAAATGGGATGTTCTACATCTTGTTCGTTTTCTATTACAAAACGGTGCTAAGAGTTCAATTAACCAAACGGGCAATAGTGCATTGGCATGTGTATTTCGACATGTGCGTGATTGGGAAGTATGCTTTGAATTGCTTAACATGCTGATCAAAGAAGACGGTGACCCGAATATTGTGGGACGTGATGGTTCAGTACCAATAATGGTATTGCTTGTTCCATTGATTAATAAGGATCAACTGCATCATTTTACCCACTCCATGAAG GTTTGTTATTTGAATTGCATTCGCATTTTACTGCAATATGGCGCCAATCCGAATTGCTCATATCGCTCAAATTTGACGCCACTTCATGTATTGGTATTTACTGTTAGTGAAAATTTTACGCTTAATTGTGATGCACAAAAACGAACAAACTTCGACTTTATTAAgaatatattgttattattattgcaacatggACTTGATTGCAATCAAACGTATCCGCATATACTGCAAGCCGTATGCGATATGGTACAAAATGTGCGCAACTGCTCAGACATGCAATGCATCTACGAATTAACACTTACACTAATACAGTATGGCGCTGATCCCAACATCGTACTGAGTAGTCAGGCGACAACCGGCAGCGCAATATTTTCCAACGAAATTGCCAGCTTTGGTGAAACGCTGTGCACTGGTGGCAGTAGCAATGGCGCAGGCGCCGGCACAAACAATGGTGGAGAAGGCACATTTCGCAACTCGTTTCGTACACACTCCCGTTACTTGCTTTTTTACTATATAATTTTGATAACCAAAAAGGAATTCATACTAAATGATCCAGCACTGACATTCACACGAATCATACACCTGTTTTTCTTAACAATGCAACATGGACCGTTATATAATTGCCTTAAATCGTTGCACAATTTCTACGTGGCGCAGGTGCCAAATAAAAAGACCGAACAATTGATATCTCTGATCACTTCATTGTATCGTAAACCGCGTAGTCTAAAGCAAATGGCTCGTATTGCCATCTATGAGGCGGTCAATCGCAAACTTGCTCAGAATGTCAACCGCCTCAATTTACCAGTTCCATTAAAAGAATACGTGCTGCAGTTCGAGAGATAA